The sequence aaagaagTGGAAAATTGAAGACAAAATGGACTAAGAAAAGAGAtgtaggtagtgtttgggagagtaTTTAGGAAGAACTTCTCAGCTTAGTCAAACAACGCATTTGTTCTCTTTACATCGTCTAGCAGAGTAAAGTGTTGATCTAATCCTTCATTTCAAGTTATGATACCTTTGCACAGTGTTTGATACCTAGGTAACTGTAGCTGACATTAAGTTATTCATCCATGAACGTAACACTCTAAGAATTGTAGATTATAGAAGTAGAATATCTTCGTCATTGGCCTGACTACTATAACATGACTACATAAATTACACTTGGTCAAGATTCTTTTGTGAAATTTCATCTTCTGTCCATCTGATTGCTGTTGGTGATAAATTACAATTTCTATTCGTCAACTTTCAGGTACTCACGGGAGATGCTATTGTATCCAAATGCAAGAATCTAAGGAATTTATTGTCGCAGAGTCTTGGCAAAATTCAGAATATGGTTCCCGTTGTGCTGGCTGCAAAGGTATGTGAGATTATAAGCAAGTATGTGgatcaaattttattataatggTTTTCTGAAACTtcgagggattttatttttattccacTAATTATTGCTATCAGATTTCGGGAATTATTGTTGATCTAAGGAGTGCGGTTTTTTGCTTGGATCCGCCGGAAGAGGAATCTGGAAAGTTATTACGGGAGTTGCTTCACAGATATGGTTCCACAATTGATTCCACCGAAGATGCTGCAATTTCTGTTCTTCGATCTGTTTCCACCTGGCTTCATATAACATCCCGAAAGGCTCTATCAATCGAGAAAAGATCCATCAGAAAGCTTCTTGATAGATGTGGTGAAAAACCAAGCAAGAGGAAGGTGTTATTGCTCTTTCTGACTCTTCTGAACAATTATGGAAAATTTATGGCCAACGAGCAAAAACACAATATCTTGGCAGAACTTGAAGAACCCTCTTCGCCCGTAAGCCCTTACAGTATATCAGGTGACGTTGAATCCCATCTGAATTTTAGACCTGATGAAGCTCAAATTGACATGTTTAGTAGTCCTGTGCCTCCCGACGAATTCATATGTCCTTTGACTTCGAGGCTAATGTATGATCCGGTGACAATTGTTTCTGGGCACACATATGAAAGGGCGTGGATTTGGAAGTGGTTTGATGAAGGTAATGATACTTGTCCTAAGACAAACATGAAGCTGGAACATTTCTCATTCACCTCGAATATCATCATAAAAGAGCAAATCTTGAAATGGTGCGCCATGCATGGAGTGCTTATTCATGAGCCCAAAATTCAGGATAAGTCAGTCAAGATGTGGGAAGCCTCTGCCAATTCCATCACGAGCTTGAGCAGCTCCATGAATGATCTAAATCTCCCTTATGATTTCAGAATGTCGTTTAAATCCAGTTCGACTTCATGTTCCTCACATGTTAAGGTCCTTAGTATCGTAAACTCCTTGCATGAAATAGATGTGGAGTTTTTCGCTAAATTTAGTTCACTTCCCTGGGATTATCAATGCAATGCAATTGAAGATGTTAAAAGATTATGTGAAACAAATTATGCATCGGTGATACCACTCGAAGAGTTTATTCAATTACTAGTTCGATTTTTGAAGGATGCTCTTGACTATTGCGACGTGGAAGCACAGATGTCTGGATGTGTGGTGTTGTTAGAATTTGTGCAGAAAGACAGGTATTTTTACATCTTATGTTCTACTTTGATATGTCGTCCTGGAAAACAATATTTATCATAAAGGTATTTTAATCCACCAATACACTTCATCTGTGCACTACAGAAAAAGTATGTTGTACTTGGACCAAGATTCATATGGTATTCTGGCTTCATTTCTGGACACAAAGGCTGCAAATCAAGCTCTCGCCTTATTAGAAGCGTTATCCTTCCACCAACACTCTGGTTTGAAATTTTCTACATCTGGTGCTCTTGTTAGAATCTTGAATATCCTTGACAGCCCGTCTCAGGAATTACTCGAACCCGCCTTAAAAATATTGAGCAACTTGTCTGAAAACGGCGGTCTTGGTTCCTCTATCACGCCTTCAGAAATCATTGCCAAACTTGCTCCACTTCTCGAAGACGACAACTTGTCTAGATATTGTACTGTCACATTGAAAAATTTGTGCGACACCGAAGAAGCTCGAGTGTCTATTGCTGAAACTAGAGGGTGCATTTCTGCGGTTGCCAAGCTACTCGAGAACAAGAGTCGCGATGTCCAAGAATGCGCTGTATCTATACTTCATTCTTTGTGTACAAAGCATGCCTTGTATTGTGAACTGGTAATGAGTGAAGCTGTTGTTCCTAGCCTTTTCCTTGTGTCCAGGAACGGCAACGAGAAAGCGAAGGCAATGGCCAGTGAGATCTTGCGGATTCCTGGAGAAGGAATCTGTTCTGCTGTAGAAAACTCTGGATCAGATGATAATAAAGATTCCACAAAACCTTTCAAAGTCCCAGGTTCAAGAACAACTGGATTTTTTGGGAAAATTTTATCAAGACGCAGTGCAAAGAACAAGAAACTGAACTTCAATTCGTAGTTCATTTTCTTGCGCCTCCAAATGAACAGTTAGCTCTCATTGTGGAGAACTAAGGGCATGCATTGTTGAAAGTTAACTTCCTAGTTATTCATGTAGATATTATAGTGGATCTATTAGTTTCGAGAATATTGTAAAAATATATCATTCTAGCTTGGAAGATCTGTGCTATATGGTAGCCGTTCTTCCTGTATGAAAAATAGTATTACATGCTGCATGCCTCGCGTTGAATAACTTCTCGAAGGGGCAAAAAGGGCGACGAAAGGATAAACTACTCATGACAAAATGAAACGAGAGTTATGATGTGTAGTTTGATCTGTTCCTGGCCAGATAGtgttaattgttaaatatttgatGATTAATGATGAGCATAGATTGTATGGTATGGTGTTTTTGGGGCTGGAATGTTTTTGAGTTTCTGTTTCTTAGTATCCTCTGTTTCTCACTGTACTAATGTGTAATTTTTTCTTGCATGTATGTGTAATGTTTTTCTCTGATGTACTAGAATTCAGTGATGATATGAGAAGTGGGTTGCCATCCATGCAGGTGTTTTGGCACCAaccatttttaatttaataggaCATTTTTGTTGTCATAGATTATGATATAAATTCACTTAAAAAAAGGGGATATTATGATATAAAGAGAAAGTTGTAATTTAGTTTGGTAAGTGAACATGTTTTGGGTTTTAGATGTAATTTGTCAATGTTTACTTTTCATTCAgtgatttggatttttttttggtCATTCTTTTCGTCTGTGGCCACTAAATTTGTTGAATATAACTTATTGACACCGATGTTCTCTTACTTCTCTCGTGCAACGAGAATAAAACTTATATtacatatattaaaatttatttaagcaaaaataaagaagaaaataaaataaaacaatgcCCAATATCTGGGAAAAAGGGGGGGAAAACAGGAAATTAATAACGACTCATTGTAATTAGATCAGATGACATATCACTCGATAGAAATTGGGATCTGGCGAGAGTGaacgagagaaaaattcacaTGTTGGATAGAAAAATTAAAGCATTATAAGTTGCAACTTCACATGCATGCATAATATGGTgtgggaaaaatatttttgtagtgcaataaattaaaataatcctGTTTGTAAAATCCAAATTTTACATTATATATtaactaacttttacttttgTAAATTGTAGTTAATAAGATGTTACTTTCAGACAATATTAATTAATGTAGTAAAATCTAGTCTAGGGAGTCTGCCTCATGCTTTGCTTAACGGTAAAGCTGGGCAAAGAAAAGTTGGGGTTTGGCCTTACATACCTCTCATAACATACCCCATCACCACATTTTTCCTTAGCCAATTAATTTAATGTAATTCAAGTAAAAATGGTGGATTTCTGGGACTCCAAGTCATGCAATCTGCATATATTTTGCTTTCAAGTTTTGGTCAAAAATTTATTCCAGCTTTTACCTAATCATCTAGAACTCCTTATAAATATCGTACAACCTTAACCAACTTCATGATCTTATCTATCCATTCCTGGATTATCAGTCACAGCACAATGTATTCGGAAATACGTCGTGCCGGTATAGTACTATTGGCTTTTCTTTGTACTGTCCATCTTCCAGTTGAAGCGGATGTTAAAAGATACCAGTTTGATGTGAGTTTCAAACTTGTGTGCCTGTTTTGCATGAAACTTTTCGATAAAAACGTGTTTCTTGATCGTGTTTGATCGTCTTTTGATGCGTGGATTTGCAGATTCAAGTGAAGAATGTGAGCAGATTGTGCCATGCAAAGCCAATTGTGACTGTTAATGGGAGATTTCCAGGGCCAACTATCTATGCTAGAGAAGGTGACAGAGTTCTTGTCAATGTAACCAACTATGCACAGTACAATATGTCCATTCACTGGTAAGAAAAATAGGTACAGCCCCTGAATATATGTCGATGAGACGTTGAAATAAGTGCGCATTTTAACGATGGTGGCTTGTAGGCATGGACTGAAGCAGTATAGAAACGGTTGGGCAGACGGGCCGGCTTATATTACTCAGTGTCCGATCCAGACAGGGAATAGCTATGTGTATGATTTCAATATAACAGGACAAAGAGGTACACTGTGGTGGCATGCACATATTTTTTGGTTGAGGGCCACTGTTTATGGTGCAATTGTGATTATGCCTAAACAAGGGACTCCTTTCCCTTTCCCTCAACCTGATACAGAAGAAGTAATCGTGTTAGGTGAgcatttttctttatttctttgTATTTTGATCCCTTTTTTTTCTTGATGAATTTTGTAGACATTACACTTTTTCTGTTACAGGAGAATGGTGGAATGCAGATGTTGAACAAGTGGAGAAGCAAGGAGAGAGTATGGGACTGCCTCCGAATATGTCGGATGCGCACACGATAAACGGGAAGCCAGGGCCCTTGTTTCCATGCTATGAGAAACGTACGAGTGTTTAGAAACTACAAAAGTTGAAAAGATCAGGACACTTTtaatcagttttttttttttttgtttctctcATTTATCAGATACCTTTGCAATGGAAGTTGAACAAGGGAAGACATACCTCTTACGGCTCATAAACGCGGCCCTCAACGATGAACTCTTTTTCGGGATTGCTGGTCACAGCATGACAGTGGTAGAGATTGATGCAGTGTACACAAAGCCATTCTCCACACAATCTTTGCTGATTGCACCAGGCCAGACGACAAACGTCTTGGTCCGAGCGGATCAGATCCCAGGGCGATACTTCATGGCCGCCAGGCCATTCATGGATGTCCCAATTCCAGTAGATAACAAAACAGCCACAGCCATATTGCAATACAAAGGCATACCAAACTCAATAATCCCCACACTTCCTCAACTGCCTGCACCAAATGATTCTTCATTTGCCTTAGCATATGGAGGAAAACTCAGAAGCCTAAACTCCCCACAATATCCAGCAAACTTCCCGTTAAAGGTTGATAGAAACCTGTTCTTCACAATAGGCCTAGGGGTGAATCCATGTCCAACTTGTTTAAACGGCACCCGTTTAACGGCATCTTTGAACAACATATCCTTTGTGATGCCTCAGATGGGATTGCTCCAAGCACATTACTTTGACACTAAAGGAGTTTACACCACAGATTTCCCAGATAAGCCCCCAACTCCTTTCAACTATACCGGTGTACCACTTACTGCGAATCTCAAGACTTCAAGAGGGACAAGGCTTAGCAGAATCCCATTCAACTCCACTGTTGAAATAGTACTACAAGACACAAACTTGCTAACAGTTGAGTCACATCCCTTTCATCTTCATGGATTCAACTTCTTCGTTATGGGTACGGGAATAGGTAACTTCGACCCAAAGAATGATCCAGCCAAATACAACTTAGTCGATCCTCCGGAAAGGAACACAGTAGGCGTGCCCACTGGTGGCTGGACGACGATAAGATTCAGAGCTGATAATCCAGGTATGTCAAGTTGTAGCAAACATCATTACTTGTCAAACTTAGGACCGACTCGATCGACTACCCCCATACATACATCCATGAGTTTGATCAAACTTATAGCAgaaaccataaaaaaaaaactggtgTCCTAAACTGATTTTATATATCATGTGAAATTTGTGCAGGGGTGTGGTTTTTTCACTGTCATTTGGAGCTGCACACTGGTTGGGGATTAAAAACAGCATTTGTGGTGGAAAATGGACCTCAACCTGATCAAACAATCCTCCCTCCACCAAATGATCTTCCACCATGTTAAAATATTGATCAAGTATTGAATTTGAGGCTACTTAATGGAAGTGTATATATACACGATTTcgtgcatatatatattatttacagTGAGCTTAATTTGGTATACTACTTGAGAAGGTGAAGAAATGAGCATTTCTTCATGTAggctcgtgtgtgtgtgatttctCGTGTTGGATTTGGTTTCATACTCaaatgtaaatttatttattaatattaatatatatgtgaaaatgaatatttttatttgttttatttctagCAAATTATGAGATGGTGCTGGAGTATACAGTACtattacatatatttataaacTATGAACAATATATTTTTCAAGTacaaaaaattgcaattttcgaTCTGTTTGAATATTGATATTATATGTCGTAAAAATTACATATGcttatatcttttaatttttgacgattttaataatttttaccCATATCGACATCATATGAACGTCATTTTGGATAAACGATCAACAATACAAGACACAACGAATCAGGATACTATAAAACTTCTATGAATTAATAATGTTATGACCgtgaaatttattaatttagatAAGTATTGATTAatcgataaattaataatttattggaaaaactgcaatttttgtccggtatgtttgtcactttgcgattttggtcctatatgttttcatatttcagttttagtcttgcatgttttgatttttggcaatttcagtcttttttcttcgaaaatgcttacgtgtaACTGTATACGTcaactccacatcagcactgcatcggtgccacatcagcgccacatcagaaaaaggactaaaactgccaaaaaaataaagataacagactaaaactgaaatc comes from Henckelia pumila isolate YLH828 chromosome 4, ASM3356847v2, whole genome shotgun sequence and encodes:
- the LOC140894319 gene encoding U-box domain-containing protein 5-like isoform X3 codes for the protein MMGNDVTGLLEGLPSAQTTKVHARTCSELLKLVITVTKLVPEIEAARPGCSSGIEALCLLKNDIDTAKSLLQHCSESSVLYLVLTGDAIVSKCKNLRNLLSQSLGKIQNMVPVVLAAKISGIIVDLRSAVFCLDPPEEESGKLLRELLHRYGSTIDSTEDAAISVLRSVSTWLHITSRKALSIEKRSIRKLLDRCGEKPSKRKVLLLFLTLLNNYGKFMANEQKHNILAELEEPSSPVSPYSISGDVESHLNFRPDEAQIDMFSSPVPPDEFICPLTSRLMYDPVTIVSGHTYERAWIWKWFDEGNDTCPKTNMKLEHFSFTSNIIIKEQILKWCAMHGVLIHEPKIQDKSVKMWEASANSITSLSSSMNDLNLPYDFRMSFKSSSTSCSSHVKVLSIVNSLHEIDVEFFAKFSSLPWDYQCNAIEDVKRLCETNYASVIPLEEFIQLLVRFLKDALDYCDVEAQMSGCVVLLEFVQKDRKSMLYLDQDSYGILASFLDTKAANQALALLEALSFHQHSGLKFSTSGALVRILNILDSPSQELLEPALKILSNLSENGGLGSSITPSEIIAKLAPLLEDDNLSRYCTVTLKNLCDTEEARVSIAETRGCISAVAKLLENKSRDVQECAVSILHSLCTKHALYCELVMSEAVVPSLFLVSRNGNEKAKAMASEILRIPGEGICSAVENSGSDDNKDSTKPFKVPGSRTTGFFGKILSRRSAKNKKLNFNS
- the LOC140894319 gene encoding U-box domain-containing protein 5-like isoform X2, whose product is MLYVLFMMGNDVTGLLEGLPSAQTTKVHARTCSELLKLVITVTKLVPEIEAARPGCSSGIEALCLLKNDIDTAKSLLQHCSESSVLYLVLTGDAIVSKCKNLRNLLSQSLGKIQNMVPVVLAAKISGIIVDLRSAVFCLDPPEEESGKLLRELLHRYGSTIDSTEDAAISVLRSVSTWLHITSRKALSIEKRSIRKLLDRCGEKPSKRKVLLLFLTLLNNYGKFMANEQKHNILAELEEPSSPVSPYSISGDVESHLNFRPDEAQIDMFSSPVPPDEFICPLTSRLMYDPVTIVSGHTYERAWIWKWFDEGNDTCPKTNMKLEHFSFTSNIIIKEQILKWCAMHGVLIHEPKIQDKSVKMWEASANSITSLSSSMNDLNLPYDFRMSFKSSSTSCSSHVKVLSIVNSLHEIDVEFFAKFSSLPWDYQCNAIEDVKRLCETNYASVIPLEEFIQLLVRFLKDALDYCDVEAQMSGCVVLLEFVQKDRKSMLYLDQDSYGILASFLDTKAANQALALLEALSFHQHSGLKFSTSGALVRILNILDSPSQELLEPALKILSNLSENGGLGSSITPSEIIAKLAPLLEDDNLSRYCTVTLKNLCDTEEARVSIAETRGCISAVAKLLENKSRDVQECAVSILHSLCTKHALYCELVMSEAVVPSLFLVSRNGNEKAKAMASEILRIPGEGICSAVENSGSDDNKDSTKPFKVPGSRTTGFFGKILSRRSAKNKKLNFNS
- the LOC140894319 gene encoding U-box domain-containing protein 5-like isoform X1, with the translated sequence MRFVSVYHFMMGNDVTGLLEGLPSAQTTKVHARTCSELLKLVITVTKLVPEIEAARPGCSSGIEALCLLKNDIDTAKSLLQHCSESSVLYLVLTGDAIVSKCKNLRNLLSQSLGKIQNMVPVVLAAKISGIIVDLRSAVFCLDPPEEESGKLLRELLHRYGSTIDSTEDAAISVLRSVSTWLHITSRKALSIEKRSIRKLLDRCGEKPSKRKVLLLFLTLLNNYGKFMANEQKHNILAELEEPSSPVSPYSISGDVESHLNFRPDEAQIDMFSSPVPPDEFICPLTSRLMYDPVTIVSGHTYERAWIWKWFDEGNDTCPKTNMKLEHFSFTSNIIIKEQILKWCAMHGVLIHEPKIQDKSVKMWEASANSITSLSSSMNDLNLPYDFRMSFKSSSTSCSSHVKVLSIVNSLHEIDVEFFAKFSSLPWDYQCNAIEDVKRLCETNYASVIPLEEFIQLLVRFLKDALDYCDVEAQMSGCVVLLEFVQKDRKSMLYLDQDSYGILASFLDTKAANQALALLEALSFHQHSGLKFSTSGALVRILNILDSPSQELLEPALKILSNLSENGGLGSSITPSEIIAKLAPLLEDDNLSRYCTVTLKNLCDTEEARVSIAETRGCISAVAKLLENKSRDVQECAVSILHSLCTKHALYCELVMSEAVVPSLFLVSRNGNEKAKAMASEILRIPGEGICSAVENSGSDDNKDSTKPFKVPGSRTTGFFGKILSRRSAKNKKLNFNS
- the LOC140894319 gene encoding U-box domain-containing protein 5-like isoform X4; this encodes MVPVVLAAKISGIIVDLRSAVFCLDPPEEESGKLLRELLHRYGSTIDSTEDAAISVLRSVSTWLHITSRKALSIEKRSIRKLLDRCGEKPSKRKVLLLFLTLLNNYGKFMANEQKHNILAELEEPSSPVSPYSISGDVESHLNFRPDEAQIDMFSSPVPPDEFICPLTSRLMYDPVTIVSGHTYERAWIWKWFDEGNDTCPKTNMKLEHFSFTSNIIIKEQILKWCAMHGVLIHEPKIQDKSVKMWEASANSITSLSSSMNDLNLPYDFRMSFKSSSTSCSSHVKVLSIVNSLHEIDVEFFAKFSSLPWDYQCNAIEDVKRLCETNYASVIPLEEFIQLLVRFLKDALDYCDVEAQMSGCVVLLEFVQKDRKSMLYLDQDSYGILASFLDTKAANQALALLEALSFHQHSGLKFSTSGALVRILNILDSPSQELLEPALKILSNLSENGGLGSSITPSEIIAKLAPLLEDDNLSRYCTVTLKNLCDTEEARVSIAETRGCISAVAKLLENKSRDVQECAVSILHSLCTKHALYCELVMSEAVVPSLFLVSRNGNEKAKAMASEILRIPGEGICSAVENSGSDDNKDSTKPFKVPGSRTTGFFGKILSRRSAKNKKLNFNS
- the LOC140894320 gene encoding laccase-11; amino-acid sequence: MYSEIRRAGIVLLAFLCTVHLPVEADVKRYQFDIQVKNVSRLCHAKPIVTVNGRFPGPTIYAREGDRVLVNVTNYAQYNMSIHWHGLKQYRNGWADGPAYITQCPIQTGNSYVYDFNITGQRGTLWWHAHIFWLRATVYGAIVIMPKQGTPFPFPQPDTEEVIVLGEWWNADVEQVEKQGESMGLPPNMSDAHTINGKPGPLFPCYEKHTFAMEVEQGKTYLLRLINAALNDELFFGIAGHSMTVVEIDAVYTKPFSTQSLLIAPGQTTNVLVRADQIPGRYFMAARPFMDVPIPVDNKTATAILQYKGIPNSIIPTLPQLPAPNDSSFALAYGGKLRSLNSPQYPANFPLKVDRNLFFTIGLGVNPCPTCLNGTRLTASLNNISFVMPQMGLLQAHYFDTKGVYTTDFPDKPPTPFNYTGVPLTANLKTSRGTRLSRIPFNSTVEIVLQDTNLLTVESHPFHLHGFNFFVMGTGIGNFDPKNDPAKYNLVDPPERNTVGVPTGGWTTIRFRADNPGVWFFHCHLELHTGWGLKTAFVVENGPQPDQTILPPPNDLPPC